In the genome of Desulfuromonas sp. DDH964, one region contains:
- the dapF gene encoding diaminopimelate epimerase, translating into MKFVKMHGAGNDYVYVNGFETTVSDPAALARAISDRHFGVGSDGLILILPSSRADLRMRMFNADGSEAEMCGNGVRCVAKFARDHGLVAKDAISVETGDGIKQLQLFTNAAGKVERVRVAMGRPRLTRAEIPMTGAPQAEVIDETLTVLDRTLQITCVSMGNPHCVIFVDRVDEFPVAEYGPAIENHPLFPRRTNVEFVEVLARGEVRQRTWERGAGETLACGTGAAAVTVAGVLTGRTERVVRNHLRGGVLELEWQGEEVFMTGPAVEVFAGEYAPQ; encoded by the coding sequence ATGAAGTTCGTCAAGATGCACGGCGCCGGCAACGATTACGTCTATGTCAACGGCTTCGAAACAACGGTTTCCGATCCCGCGGCCCTGGCCCGGGCGATCAGCGATCGCCACTTCGGGGTCGGCAGCGATGGCCTGATCCTGATTCTCCCCTCAAGCCGCGCCGACCTGCGCATGCGCATGTTCAATGCCGACGGCAGCGAGGCTGAGATGTGCGGCAACGGTGTGCGCTGTGTCGCCAAGTTCGCCCGCGACCATGGCCTGGTGGCCAAGGATGCCATCAGCGTCGAAACCGGAGACGGCATCAAGCAGCTGCAGCTCTTCACCAATGCCGCCGGCAAGGTCGAGCGGGTGCGGGTGGCGATGGGCCGGCCGCGGCTGACCCGGGCCGAAATCCCGATGACCGGAGCGCCGCAGGCCGAGGTGATCGATGAAACCTTGACCGTGCTTGACCGCACCCTGCAGATCACCTGTGTCTCGATGGGGAATCCGCACTGCGTCATCTTCGTCGACCGGGTCGACGAATTCCCGGTGGCGGAGTATGGGCCGGCGATCGAAAATCATCCCCTCTTCCCGCGGCGGACCAATGTCGAGTTCGTCGAGGTTCTCGCCCGCGGGGAGGTCCGTCAGCGCACCTGGGAACGGGGGGCCGGCGAGACCCTCGCCTGCGGCACCGGCGCCGCGGCGGTGACCGTCGCCGGGGTCCTCACCGGGCGTACCGAACGCGTGGTGCGCAATCACCTGCGCGGCGGCGTCCTCGAACTGGAATGGCAGGGGGAGGAGGTCTTCATGACCGGTCCGGCCGTCGAGGTCTTTGCCGGGGAGTATGCCCCCCAATGA
- a CDS encoding HIT family protein translates to MTNCPMCGKWAAEAELRIAELEHCYVTLNRDQFFPGYCFVFTREHVTELFHLDRAVRQGVMEEVNRVAAALFQVFQPTKINYELLGNMVPHMHWHLVPRFADDPLWPRPIWSEPHPERLLSGPECQRRIEQLRAALAPRAGA, encoded by the coding sequence ATGACGAACTGTCCGATGTGCGGCAAGTGGGCCGCGGAAGCCGAGCTGCGAATTGCCGAGCTGGAGCACTGCTACGTCACCCTCAACCGCGACCAGTTCTTCCCCGGCTACTGCTTCGTCTTTACCCGGGAGCATGTCACCGAACTCTTTCACCTCGACCGGGCGGTCCGGCAGGGGGTGATGGAAGAGGTCAACCGGGTCGCGGCAGCCCTGTTCCAGGTTTTTCAGCCGACCAAGATCAACTACGAACTGCTCGGCAACATGGTGCCGCACATGCATTGGCATCTGGTGCCGCGCTTTGCCGACGATCCCCTCTGGCCGCGGCCGATCTGGAGCGAACCCCACCCGGAGCGGCTCCTGAGCGGGCCCGAATGTCAGCGGCGCATCGAACAGCTGCGCGCCGCCCTGGCCCCCCGGGCAGGTGCCTGA
- a CDS encoding sensor histidine kinase — protein sequence MRLALKYQIILAPASVLLLMTLLLGFLQFNYWDLSVKRQEARRLATVFIALAEADLATQRMAAMAQRLRDEPAIDMHSLEEMEELFFHLQSAVERILEQEALKESKVLTLRQTVADLNPEQGFDFDRITSSISRLRPEIAQLSEAIRRGRDNLRDVHNQDMDEMVARTTFVSIIVLGTAILVGIFLSLALARRILHRIQFLSDSAGRIARGDLTPPVAPAETHDELDELAVSINRMTERLIRVVGTEKLLEGAEEERRRIAMDIHDQTLSDLSSVLRGIQAMKGRQEEAGEVTALEEDLQRAIANLREVMDNLHPQTLDILGLGAALQSHLERHLGGPELPEYHLYISPRVDSAEFSRTARLTLYRVALEAIHNVIRHAGATRYEVGLDRRDGVLVLSVEDNGRGFDPAAPLAAGHRGLNNIRERAKTIGANISWQPSRFSSGTRFELTLAVPPDPEPR from the coding sequence ATGCGCCTGGCCCTGAAATATCAGATTATCCTGGCTCCCGCCAGCGTCCTGCTGCTGATGACCCTGCTGCTCGGCTTTCTCCAGTTCAACTACTGGGATCTTTCGGTCAAGCGCCAGGAGGCCCGGCGCCTTGCCACCGTCTTCATCGCTCTGGCCGAAGCCGACCTGGCGACCCAACGCATGGCGGCTATGGCCCAACGACTGCGCGATGAACCGGCTATCGACATGCATTCCCTGGAGGAGATGGAGGAGCTCTTTTTCCATCTGCAAAGCGCGGTCGAGCGGATCCTTGAGCAGGAAGCCCTGAAAGAATCGAAGGTTTTGACCCTGCGCCAGACGGTTGCCGATCTCAACCCGGAGCAGGGCTTCGACTTCGACCGAATCACCAGCAGCATTTCGCGCCTGCGGCCGGAGATCGCCCAGCTCTCCGAGGCGATCCGCCGCGGCCGGGACAATCTGCGCGATGTCCACAACCAGGACATGGACGAAATGGTGGCGCGCACCACCTTCGTCTCCATCATTGTTCTCGGTACCGCCATCCTGGTCGGCATTTTCCTCTCGCTGGCTCTCGCCCGGCGGATTTTACACCGCATCCAGTTCCTCTCCGACAGCGCCGGCCGCATCGCCCGCGGCGACCTCACCCCCCCCGTGGCACCGGCAGAGACCCACGACGAGCTGGATGAGCTTGCCGTCTCGATCAACCGCATGACCGAACGGCTGATCCGGGTCGTCGGCACCGAAAAACTGCTGGAGGGAGCGGAGGAGGAACGACGGCGCATCGCGATGGACATCCACGACCAGACCCTTTCCGACCTTTCCTCGGTTCTGCGCGGCATTCAGGCCATGAAGGGACGGCAAGAGGAGGCCGGGGAGGTGACGGCTCTCGAGGAGGATCTGCAGCGCGCCATCGCCAACCTGCGCGAGGTCATGGACAACCTCCACCCGCAGACCCTCGACATCCTGGGCTTGGGCGCTGCCCTCCAGTCCCACCTCGAACGACACCTGGGCGGGCCCGAGCTCCCCGAGTACCACCTCTACATCTCGCCCCGGGTCGATTCCGCCGAATTCTCCCGCACTGCCCGGCTGACCCTCTACCGGGTCGCCCTGGAAGCGATTCACAACGTCATCCGTCATGCCGGCGCGACCCGCTACGAGGTCGGCCTTGACCGGCGCGACGGGGTACTGGTTCTCTCGGTGGAGGACAACGGACGCGGCTTCGACCCTGCGGCCCCCCTGGCTGCCGGGCACCGCGGCCTTAACAATATCCGTGAACGTGCCAAGACCATTGGCGCCAACATCAGCTGGCAGCCATCACGCTTTTCGAGCGGGACCCGTTTTGAATTGACATTGGCGGTCCCCCCGGACCCCGAACCGAGGTGA
- a CDS encoding RDD family protein: MTEAPDATDFGFGFMDEEAAAPAVAESAGNEELFLDAEEDSLAAGTISPPEDFDLDPAAEAFDLGSEGESDFFAAEEDLSSFDDPSALAFEESDDATELVESDLDLPSWDELGEEEPAAKKSAGDKEPPDPFDDREPALARPAPGEASGQPLAEAVPWGGGGETAAVTFAAAEELTLLQPLEEGEAPELWSLPEETPAVPSELAPLPEADETPSSASLVQRLGALLADLLLLGGIAAVFLLLGQRLLGPPQAGFFPNLELLLRSSTPYFLLLFLACFGYFTGFHFLLGQTPGKMLFAIGVESLEGTALTPSQAFLRSAGGLLALCLGGLGYASILFAGDGRGWNDRLAGTRVVSLENQAPEIMLVRTPPERADHG; the protein is encoded by the coding sequence ATGACCGAGGCCCCCGATGCCACCGATTTCGGATTTGGCTTCATGGACGAGGAGGCCGCGGCGCCGGCAGTTGCCGAATCCGCCGGGAACGAAGAACTATTCCTGGATGCCGAAGAGGATTCGCTGGCCGCCGGAACGATTTCGCCCCCGGAAGATTTCGACCTCGATCCCGCAGCCGAAGCCTTCGATCTTGGCTCCGAGGGAGAATCCGATTTCTTCGCGGCGGAGGAGGACCTCTCCAGCTTTGACGACCCGAGCGCGCTCGCCTTTGAGGAGAGCGACGATGCGACGGAACTGGTTGAGAGTGATCTCGATCTTCCGTCCTGGGATGAACTGGGGGAAGAGGAGCCGGCCGCCAAAAAGTCTGCCGGCGACAAGGAGCCCCCCGACCCTTTTGATGATCGGGAGCCCGCCCTGGCCAGGCCGGCTCCCGGAGAAGCTAGCGGCCAACCCCTTGCCGAGGCTGTTCCCTGGGGCGGGGGGGGTGAAACTGCGGCAGTCACCTTCGCCGCCGCAGAGGAGCTGACCCTCCTCCAACCGCTGGAGGAGGGGGAAGCTCCGGAGCTCTGGAGTCTCCCGGAGGAAACCCCGGCGGTTCCGAGCGAACTTGCCCCGCTTCCCGAAGCGGATGAAACCCCGTCGTCAGCGTCCCTGGTCCAGAGACTGGGGGCGCTCCTCGCCGATCTGTTGCTGCTGGGGGGGATTGCCGCCGTCTTCCTGCTGCTGGGACAGCGCCTGCTCGGGCCCCCGCAAGCCGGTTTCTTTCCGAACCTGGAGCTGCTGCTGCGCTCCTCGACCCCCTACTTCCTCCTGCTGTTTCTCGCCTGCTTCGGTTACTTCACCGGTTTTCACTTCCTGCTCGGTCAGACCCCCGGCAAGATGCTCTTCGCTATCGGGGTAGAAAGCCTGGAGGGAACCGCGCTTACCCCCTCCCAGGCCTTTTTGCGCAGTGCCGGTGGTTTGCTGGCCCTCTGCCTCGGCGGCCTCGGTTATGCCTCGATCCTTTTCGCTGGCGACGGCCGCGGCTGGAATGACCGCCTGGCGGGAACCCGGGTCGTCTCCCTGGAGAATCAAGCTCCGGAGATAATGCTGGTTCGAACGCCGCCGGAACGGGCTGACCACGGTTAG
- a CDS encoding 16S rRNA (uracil(1498)-N(3))-methyltransferase: MHRFFVDPEQLAGDRVLFSGDVLHHIAKVLRMRPGDELELLDGAGEICQCRVLALGRHQGEALVLARRRATEHPFPVQLLQALPKGDKFDLVLQKGTELGITRFVPVLTGRTVPQSEFSREENRLLRWRKIVREAARQCRRPVIPEVASPVALTSALAAVGDGLRLLLWEEESRPLAGLLEAPRPAAATILVGPEGGFAQTEVALAAAAGFVPVRFGPRILRSETAGFAVAAILQYVYGDLGEGGPGEESRAMNAGGEPL; this comes from the coding sequence ATGCACCGGTTCTTTGTCGACCCCGAACAGCTTGCCGGCGACCGCGTCCTGTTTTCCGGAGACGTTCTCCATCATATCGCCAAGGTGCTGCGGATGCGCCCCGGGGATGAACTGGAACTGCTGGACGGTGCGGGCGAAATCTGCCAGTGCCGGGTCCTTGCCCTCGGGCGACACCAGGGTGAAGCGCTGGTCCTGGCACGGCGGCGGGCCACGGAACACCCCTTTCCGGTGCAATTGTTGCAAGCGTTGCCGAAGGGGGACAAGTTCGATCTGGTGCTGCAGAAGGGGACCGAGCTTGGCATCACCCGGTTTGTTCCGGTTCTGACCGGACGGACGGTGCCCCAGTCCGAGTTCTCCCGGGAGGAAAACCGGCTGCTGCGCTGGCGTAAAATTGTTCGTGAGGCGGCGCGCCAATGTCGACGGCCGGTTATCCCGGAAGTGGCGTCGCCCGTTGCCCTGACGAGCGCCCTGGCAGCGGTAGGCGATGGCCTGCGGCTGCTGCTCTGGGAGGAGGAGAGCCGGCCGCTGGCTGGCTTGCTGGAAGCGCCCCGGCCAGCTGCCGCGACGATTCTGGTCGGGCCGGAAGGGGGATTCGCGCAGACGGAAGTAGCTCTCGCCGCAGCGGCGGGGTTTGTCCCGGTAAGGTTTGGTCCCCGGATTCTGCGCAGTGAAACGGCAGGGTTTGCCGTTGCCGCAATCCTGCAGTATGTTTACGGGGATCTGGGGGAAGGTGGCCCGGGAGAGGAATCCCGGGCGATGAACGCAGGAGGAGAACCGCTATGA
- a CDS encoding heavy metal sensor histidine kinase, translating to MFLRTIRFRLTLWYALSLAVVLLASGLFWYYYLSRSLLGHVDERLLNVAEDVVGFLNQEAADGNSQVDCLALENFVRRHSWAGFVQIQNDNGTMLCSSGNLTGVPLPIGKTTLLLFRQGRDSYETVHTDALPLELRLLTHPGRREGEPPQLIQVAESLDPVRHSLDDLRLLLLIFSPLALLGLSIGGWFLASRALAPVSRITRAAQNINARNLSEQLPVNKNGDEITRLAETFNAMLARLEEAFRKTRQFSADASHELRTPLTILKGETEVALRWAKTPEEFHDILISNLEEIDRMGRMIEDLLTLAKSDAGELPPDLHRFSLSDTLQHLYLQTRVLGEANGVEILLNPEVTEEIYLVGDELRLRQVFLNLIANAVKYTPAGGRIEVILSVEGAEAVVSVKDTGIGIAAEHLPSIFDRFYRIDQARNRKDGGSGLGLAIAKSVVEAHQGKIEVTSVPGAGSTFRVRLPLDGGRGSNSDQG from the coding sequence TTGTTTTTACGCACGATCCGCTTTCGCCTTACCCTTTGGTATGCCTTGTCGCTGGCCGTCGTTTTGCTGGCCAGCGGCCTTTTCTGGTATTACTACCTTTCCCGCAGCCTGTTGGGGCACGTGGACGAACGCCTGCTCAACGTGGCCGAGGACGTGGTCGGTTTTCTCAACCAGGAGGCCGCCGATGGCAACAGCCAGGTTGACTGCCTGGCCCTGGAAAACTTCGTCCGCCGCCACAGCTGGGCGGGCTTTGTCCAGATCCAGAACGATAACGGCACCATGCTCTGCTCTTCCGGCAACCTCACCGGGGTCCCGCTGCCGATCGGCAAAACCACCCTCCTCCTTTTTCGTCAGGGGCGGGACAGTTATGAGACGGTGCACACCGATGCTCTGCCACTGGAACTGCGCCTCCTGACCCATCCCGGCCGCCGCGAGGGAGAGCCGCCGCAACTGATCCAGGTGGCGGAAAGCCTCGATCCGGTTCGTCACTCGCTGGATGATTTACGTCTGCTGCTGCTGATCTTCAGCCCGCTGGCCCTGCTGGGCCTTTCCATTGGCGGCTGGTTTCTCGCCAGCCGGGCCCTGGCGCCGGTCAGCCGCATTACCCGCGCAGCCCAGAACATCAATGCCCGCAACCTCAGTGAACAGCTGCCGGTGAACAAAAATGGCGATGAAATTACCCGTCTCGCCGAAACCTTCAACGCCATGCTCGCTCGGCTTGAGGAGGCCTTTCGCAAGACCCGTCAATTCTCCGCCGATGCCTCCCATGAACTGCGCACTCCCCTGACCATTCTCAAGGGGGAGACCGAGGTGGCCCTGCGCTGGGCCAAGACCCCCGAAGAATTCCACGATATCCTCATTTCCAACCTCGAAGAGATCGACCGCATGGGACGGATGATCGAAGACCTGCTCACCCTGGCCAAGAGCGATGCCGGGGAGTTGCCCCCCGACCTGCACCGCTTCAGCCTCAGCGACACCCTGCAGCACCTCTATTTGCAGACCAGGGTCCTCGGCGAGGCGAACGGGGTGGAGATTCTCCTCAACCCGGAAGTCACCGAAGAAATCTACCTGGTTGGCGATGAACTGCGCCTGCGCCAGGTCTTTCTCAACCTGATCGCCAATGCGGTCAAATATACTCCGGCGGGGGGGCGGATCGAAGTCATCCTCAGTGTGGAAGGAGCCGAGGCGGTGGTCAGTGTCAAGGATACCGGCATCGGCATTGCCGCCGAGCATCTCCCCTCGATCTTCGACCGCTTCTACCGCATCGACCAGGCCCGCAATCGCAAGGATGGCGGCTCCGGGCTTGGCCTGGCGATTGCCAAATCGGTCGTTGAAGCCCACCAGGGGAAAATCGAGGTGACTTCGGTACCCGGCGCCGGCAGCACCTTCCGGGTCAGGCTGCCGCTCGATGGCGGCCGCGGTTCGAATTCCGACCAGGGCTGA
- the prmA gene encoding 50S ribosomal protein L11 methyltransferase, with product MPDSWCEIHIYLPAAAVDLVCAELGELGSCGITVEERRLDTFVAPDPDEPLVGPVRIRAYFALSGESVEALRETVRDRLRWLAPLVPGLEPALPEVAEVRNEDWAEGWKQHFPVVRIGRRLVIRPSWEAYAPSGDEVVIVLDPGMAFGTGTHGTTRLCLEALASRFAGAAPPRRVLDVGTGSGILAMAAAALGADRVLACDIEPESCRVATENIRNNHLQERVEVTGAPLEALEGGFDLVLANILAEENVRLAAQLVSRLRAGATLVLSGILIEKEDLVSQAFAAYPLVGPEIFRREDWSCLVYRRSG from the coding sequence ATGCCGGACTCCTGGTGCGAAATCCATATTTATCTTCCTGCCGCCGCCGTCGACCTGGTCTGCGCCGAACTCGGTGAACTCGGTTCCTGCGGCATTACCGTTGAGGAGCGGCGGCTCGATACCTTTGTTGCTCCGGATCCGGACGAGCCTTTGGTTGGGCCGGTACGGATCCGCGCCTACTTTGCCCTCTCCGGAGAAAGTGTCGAGGCGCTGCGGGAGACGGTTCGCGACCGGCTCCGCTGGCTGGCACCCCTGGTGCCGGGGCTGGAGCCCGCTCTGCCAGAGGTTGCCGAGGTTCGCAATGAAGACTGGGCGGAGGGGTGGAAACAGCATTTCCCGGTGGTCCGGATCGGTCGCCGCCTGGTGATTCGTCCGAGCTGGGAGGCCTACGCCCCGAGCGGCGATGAGGTTGTCATAGTCCTTGACCCAGGGATGGCTTTCGGCACCGGCACTCATGGCACCACCAGGCTCTGCCTTGAAGCCCTCGCCTCCCGGTTTGCCGGTGCGGCCCCGCCCCGGCGGGTGCTGGATGTCGGTACCGGCTCCGGCATTCTGGCCATGGCGGCTGCGGCGCTCGGTGCCGACCGGGTCCTGGCCTGTGATATCGAGCCCGAGTCCTGCCGGGTGGCCACGGAAAACATTCGCAACAATCATCTGCAGGAGCGGGTCGAGGTGACCGGCGCTCCGCTTGAGGCGCTGGAGGGAGGGTTCGACCTGGTTCTGGCCAATATCCTCGCCGAGGAGAATGTCCGTCTTGCCGCTCAGCTGGTGAGCCGCTTGCGCGCCGGAGCAACGCTCGTCCTTTCCGGCATCCTGATCGAAAAGGAGGACCTGGTCAGCCAGGCCTTTGCGGCTTATCCCCTGGTCGGACCGGAAATCTTCCGGCGCGAAGACTGGTCCTGCCTGGTCTATCGCCGGAGCGGCTGA
- a CDS encoding hydroxyacylglutathione hydrolase family protein, translated as MTAPLEILQLAAGEMKNFSYLVYCPQSRRGIGVDPSFAPEVMLQAVQERGLTLEVLVNTHGHRDHCAGNASILTATGARLAGHPLDVPAAELALGEGSELVVGQGRVAVLHTPGHTPGSLTLNPPGALITGDTLFVTAVGRADLAGSDPEALYRSLRRLAAFPAATLVYPGHDYGPRPVSSIGFETAHNPYLQAPDLQSFLTLRCG; from the coding sequence GTGACCGCCCCCCTGGAGATTCTCCAGCTGGCGGCGGGGGAGATGAAGAACTTCTCCTACCTGGTCTACTGCCCACAGAGCCGCCGCGGAATCGGCGTCGATCCCTCCTTTGCCCCGGAGGTGATGCTGCAGGCGGTGCAGGAACGAGGTCTCACCCTCGAGGTTCTGGTCAACACCCACGGGCATCGGGACCACTGCGCCGGCAACGCCAGCATTCTCACTGCCACCGGCGCCCGTCTCGCCGGCCACCCGCTCGATGTGCCCGCGGCGGAGCTGGCGCTCGGGGAAGGGAGCGAACTCGTCGTTGGCCAGGGACGGGTCGCGGTGCTGCACACCCCGGGGCATACCCCGGGCTCCCTGACCCTGAACCCGCCCGGCGCGCTGATCACCGGGGACACCCTCTTCGTCACCGCCGTCGGCCGTGCCGACCTCGCCGGCAGCGACCCGGAGGCGCTCTACCGGAGCCTGCGCCGGCTCGCCGCCTTCCCTGCCGCCACCCTGGTCTACCCGGGCCACGATTACGGTCCGCGACCGGTCTCGAGCATCGGTTTCGAAACCGCCCACAACCCCTACCTGCAAGCCCCCGACCTGCAGAGCTTTCTCACCCTGCGCTGCGGCTAA
- a CDS encoding pyrimidine 5'-nucleotidase: MVAAVLFDLDNTLYAPERDLFALIDKRINRYMLEVVAIPRAEVDGLRRHYWKAYGATLQGLIRHYGVDPEDYLDYVHDVDVSTRLQPDPLLCSSLQRLPLRRFVFTNGSRGHAERVLAALGLAESFEEIFDIRIANYQPKPNPDPYHGVLRQLGLAAGHCVMVEDSLANLATAKQLGMTTVLVAQDPEQSAVVDHQVATASQAAQLVTSWL; the protein is encoded by the coding sequence ATGGTAGCCGCCGTCCTCTTCGACCTCGACAATACCCTCTACGCTCCGGAGCGCGATCTCTTCGCCCTGATCGACAAGCGGATCAATCGCTACATGCTGGAGGTTGTCGCCATCCCTCGTGCCGAAGTCGATGGCCTGCGCCGGCATTACTGGAAGGCCTACGGGGCGACCTTGCAGGGGTTGATCCGCCACTACGGCGTCGATCCCGAAGATTACCTCGATTACGTTCACGATGTCGATGTATCCACCCGGCTGCAACCGGACCCGTTGCTGTGCAGCAGCCTGCAGCGGTTGCCGCTGCGGCGCTTTGTCTTTACCAACGGCTCCCGCGGTCATGCCGAGCGGGTACTCGCGGCCCTCGGCCTGGCAGAAAGCTTCGAGGAGATTTTCGATATCCGTATCGCCAACTACCAGCCGAAGCCCAACCCCGACCCCTATCATGGCGTTCTGCGTCAGCTCGGCCTCGCCGCCGGGCACTGCGTGATGGTCGAAGACTCGCTTGCCAACCTCGCTACCGCCAAGCAGCTCGGCATGACCACGGTGCTGGTCGCCCAAGACCCGGAACAGAGCGCCGTGGTCGATCACCAGGTCGCGACGGCCAGCCAGGCCGCACAACTGGTTACCTCCTGGCTCTAA
- a CDS encoding deoxyribonuclease IV, with the protein MQPLGVHVSISGGVEQAFARGEAIGCRAIQIFTKNASQWQGKPISAESAAAFRANREQSPIGPVIAHDSYLINLAAPDEAKWQQAKAAFLDELERCALLGIEALVMHPGAALQSGEEAGLQRIATAFRDIFTAAPAGVQVLLETTAGMGSHLGWRFEQLARIIDLVPQHDFGVCFDTCHVFAAGYDLATPAGYEEVMGEFDRVIGCERLRLFHLNDSKKPCGSRVDRHEHVGQGCIGETAFACLMRDRRFATVPKILETPPGDNNEFDLRNLALLRRLAGEAD; encoded by the coding sequence ATGCAACCACTGGGAGTCCATGTCTCGATCAGCGGCGGCGTCGAACAGGCCTTCGCCCGCGGCGAGGCGATCGGCTGCCGGGCGATCCAGATCTTTACCAAGAATGCCAGCCAATGGCAGGGCAAGCCGATCTCCGCAGAGAGCGCCGCGGCCTTTCGGGCCAACCGGGAACAGAGTCCGATCGGCCCGGTGATCGCCCACGACAGCTACCTGATCAACCTCGCCGCGCCGGACGAGGCGAAGTGGCAGCAGGCCAAGGCCGCTTTTCTCGATGAGCTGGAGCGCTGCGCGCTGCTCGGTATCGAGGCGCTGGTGATGCACCCCGGCGCCGCCTTGCAGAGCGGTGAAGAGGCCGGCCTGCAGCGCATCGCCACCGCCTTTCGCGACATCTTTACCGCCGCTCCGGCCGGGGTGCAGGTACTGCTGGAGACCACCGCCGGCATGGGGAGCCATCTCGGCTGGCGTTTTGAGCAGCTGGCGCGCATCATCGATCTGGTCCCGCAGCACGACTTCGGTGTCTGCTTCGATACCTGTCACGTTTTCGCCGCCGGCTACGATCTCGCCACGCCCGCGGGGTACGAAGAGGTCATGGGCGAGTTCGACCGCGTCATCGGCTGCGAACGGTTGCGCCTTTTCCATCTCAACGACAGCAAGAAACCCTGCGGTTCCCGGGTCGATCGCCACGAGCATGTCGGCCAGGGGTGCATCGGCGAAACCGCCTTCGCCTGCCTGATGCGCGACCGGCGCTTTGCCACCGTGCCAAAGATCCTCGAAACGCCCCCCGGCGACAACAACGAATTCGACCTGCGCAACCTGGCGCTGCTGCGGCGACTGGCGGGGGAAGCGGATTGA
- a CDS encoding pyruvate, water dikinase regulatory protein encodes MTGQQQIFLLSDATGETAEKMVTAALTQFRQKNVRQRRISHVRTKTDIYEALDEALKEQGLVIYTIVNRELAQLVHAECNSLGLPSLDLLTPLLMRLSEFFGREAGETPGLLHGVDEAYFRRVEAVEFTVKHDDGQETRNLPKADIVLVGISRTSKTPLSMYLAHRGYRVANVPLVKGIAPPAELAEVDPKRVAGLVLDPQRLVELRAARLRNLGQDPRTAYADYEHVEEELRYARSIFRRNPWVVIDVTGKAVEETANEVLVKLNLI; translated from the coding sequence ATGACCGGCCAGCAACAGATATTTCTTTTGTCCGATGCTACCGGTGAAACCGCTGAAAAAATGGTTACTGCCGCCCTGACCCAGTTTCGGCAGAAGAATGTTCGCCAGCGCCGCATCAGCCATGTCCGCACCAAAACCGACATCTACGAGGCCTTGGATGAGGCCCTGAAAGAGCAGGGGCTGGTCATCTACACCATCGTCAACCGGGAACTGGCCCAGCTGGTTCATGCCGAGTGCAACTCGCTTGGCCTGCCATCCCTCGATTTGCTGACACCGCTGCTGATGCGGTTGTCGGAGTTTTTCGGCCGCGAGGCGGGGGAGACCCCGGGGCTGCTGCACGGTGTCGACGAGGCCTATTTCCGCCGGGTTGAGGCCGTCGAGTTCACCGTCAAGCATGATGACGGTCAGGAGACCCGCAACCTGCCCAAGGCGGACATCGTGCTGGTCGGGATCTCCCGCACCAGCAAGACCCCCCTTTCGATGTACCTGGCGCACCGCGGCTACCGTGTCGCCAACGTGCCGCTGGTCAAGGGGATCGCGCCGCCGGCGGAACTGGCCGAAGTCGACCCGAAGCGGGTCGCCGGCCTGGTCCTCGATCCCCAGCGGCTGGTTGAACTTCGTGCTGCCCGACTGCGCAACCTCGGTCAGGACCCGCGTACCGCCTATGCGGACTACGAACATGTCGAAGAGGAACTGCGCTATGCGCGCAGCATCTTCCGCCGCAACCCCTGGGTCGTCATCGACGTCACCGGCAAGGCGGTGGAAGAGACCGCCAACGAAGTACTGGTCAAACTCAACCTGATATAG
- a CDS encoding response regulator, giving the protein MHILVVEDEKKVASFIKRGLEEEKYTVDLAADGEEGLAMGTAKPYDLILMDLMLPKMDGLTVIRELRQKGIHTPVLCLTAKDTVDDIVSGLDSGSDDYLTKPFAFAELLARVRALVRRGSKDRGAEIHFADLRLDPVAHKVWRGSREVELTAKEYALLEYLMRNPNQVLTRTMIAEHVWDYTFDSFTNIIDVYVNYLRKKIDKDFDKRLIHTVRGVGYVLKEEE; this is encoded by the coding sequence ATGCACATTCTGGTCGTGGAAGATGAAAAGAAGGTCGCCAGCTTCATCAAGCGTGGTCTGGAAGAGGAGAAGTACACCGTCGACCTGGCGGCGGACGGCGAAGAAGGGTTGGCAATGGGAACGGCCAAGCCCTATGACCTGATCCTGATGGACCTGATGCTGCCAAAGATGGACGGCCTTACCGTCATCCGGGAACTGCGGCAGAAGGGGATCCACACCCCGGTCCTCTGCCTGACCGCCAAGGATACCGTCGACGACATCGTCTCCGGCCTCGATTCGGGAAGCGACGACTACCTGACCAAGCCCTTTGCCTTCGCCGAACTGCTGGCCCGGGTCCGGGCGCTGGTCCGTCGGGGCTCCAAGGACCGCGGCGCCGAGATCCATTTCGCCGACCTGCGTCTCGACCCGGTGGCGCACAAGGTCTGGCGCGGCAGCCGGGAGGTCGAACTCACTGCCAAGGAGTACGCCCTGCTCGAATACCTGATGCGCAACCCGAACCAGGTACTGACCCGCACCATGATCGCCGAACATGTCTGGGACTACACCTTTGATTCATTCACCAACATTATCGATGTTTACGTCAATTACCTGCGCAAGAAGATCGACAAGGACTTCGACAAGCGCCTGATCCATACGGTCCGCGGCGTCGGCTATGTTCTCAAGGAAGAGGAATAG